Sequence from the Paralichthys olivaceus isolate ysfri-2021 chromosome 1, ASM2471397v2, whole genome shotgun sequence genome:
AGAGACATTGGCCATAAATTGGATCAAGACCTCTGATCACTCCTGCACAAACTCTGACTACAAATGACGttatcaccacaagatggcagcgttcgtatcggagatgttttggcttcattttgcagagtgggaggaagtggagacgtgtcgtccgtctttatttacagtcactgATTGTCTGTAGATAAAGTGACCAAGTAAAACTTAGCTCTAAATTGATATTTCAGTTCTTTGTATTTGCTtttaacaaaaaatgaaaacagagattTATGCCGTGTTCCATTGCAGCTCAGAACTCGGAATGATGTCACACCTGAAAAACCTGAGTTGATAGGAACAATGTGTACGTTAGCCAGCTAGCCATTATTTGCAAAACCAGTTCATGATGACGCATTACGTGGCATTTCATGCATACCCACCCCGTCCACAGACAGTAACTGGACGCTAGCTGTACGACACATTTAATCAAAGTTGTGTTAGTAAACAGTTAAAACTTCAGCTTTCATTACTGCTGCTGCATGGATTTTAAAGTTGGGGGTGGTGAGGCTCCTCCCACTTTCTGAGTCAAAATTCCAACTTGAGGGGGCGTGCCAGTTGCAACTTCCGAGGTCTGTCATTCTGAGGTGTAATGGAACGCAGCATTACAGTGTGTGGTGAcagatataaaatacacatgttTATATAAAACTCTATATGTGGTATAAAACATCAGGATAGTAACTTCACAAAATGTACATTATTCACGTTATCCGCTTccgttttattttgacatttttaacagGTGACGTGATGGTTCACTCGTTAGATGATGACCAACAAAGTCTCTGTTACCATGTTTACTTTTAGCTGTTGAACCATCGGATCATTTACTCAACAACCTCACATGGACATAATGAAAGCCCTTCGTCTGGAACCGAGGCTCTAAGGACAGAGCGTGTCACttcctgtacagattgtaaagccctctgaggcaacatgtgtttgtgaatttgggctgtacaaataagatttgatttgatgatttgatttgattctcCCAGGCGGTTCCCTGGTGCCATCCCAGCATGCTTTGCCCCTCTCCTCTACATGATCGTCAGCTTTAACTGTGCAGTCGTAaatctccctcttctcttccacAAAACACCTCTGCTGTCTTTGCGCCATGTTGACTCTGTTATTGGTGATGAACAGGAAGCAGCTCAGGAGGCTAATGTTGTCGTCAACGTTACGACCAAGTGACAGTAAATCTGAAGTTTCCCCTCGGCGATGAaacagtgtggttgtgtgtcagaGTCAGATGTTACTTCCTGCTGATTAGTCGGGATGTGACAATGCACACGTTGGTAACTTTTctctaaataatattttatttctataataaTACAAACGGTGCCTGTGAGGGGGCGGGGCTAATACTGTGAGGATGTTGATGAGGTGTTTTGAGAGAATATCGACCAATCGGAcgtcttttcctcaaacaaaaatgttgacCCACTGTTACAGATGAATTTTATACGTTATTGATTAATACAAAGATATTGATTGtaactccccctcctcctcctcctcctctcagctgtttttcttctgcaacagagaaaatgtaaatgagctGCGACTGATGCTGGAGGTAAAATCAgcaactttaattaaaaaattagcagcaaacaaacaaaacaaaaacctacGAACgattaaaggaaaaacaacctgaagcagcagcagcggaatCTTTTCATCTGATTTAATGATCAAACATGAATTAATGTgagattacacaaacacacatcagccaTGTGCGTCTGCTGGGGCGTCATTAATAACCAATATTTTCACATCAAATACCGACTTTGATCCAACAAACACTGGTTCATCCTCAGGAGAGACGAGACGCTCAGAAGAATCTAACTGTTTCATCACTTTGACTTTTTcgtttcaacaaaaacaaactgagacaaagtgagaagaagtttcttcctgtgtgtgtgtttgtgtgtgtgtgtgtgtgtgtgtgagagagactcgGAGGTTAAAgttgattttcagatttttagACTCTGAACCAACATGAAAGTTAAAATGTGTCACAGCTTCTGTTTCAGAGATTCAGACTCAGTTTAGTTTCAGGAGCGTTGTGATGTTTTGATCTTATGTCTGGTGTCAAGTCAAAGATTCACATTCATCATTTGATCCtaatttgtatttatcatatatttatGATTCATGTGTCTTTTAAATAATTCTCTCTACGTCGACATGTTTACGAgaagtttcagtgtttttgttttttattcatttgtcagAAAAAGTTACAAATCACACAATTAACACAATTAAAGatattgtttgtttactgtttttttggCTTCGATATTCGAGCAGAGAAAATCTTgaagttttctttcttcagtatTTTTTCTGTAATCCAGGTTTTAATTGTTAATTCTtttatcccttttttttttttttgctgttggaGTATTTGCTGCCCTCGCTCTTCATCTGGTGTAGTATTTGTATtgagaaaaatatttgtatgaatgtataatacaaataaaaagcgTCACAGATTGTAGTAAAGACTCACATTGACCTTGTAAATACAAGTACACGTGTGTATATGTACACGTGTGTAACCCATGAACATGTACAGAGCAGGTACAGCTCAGCagaatgtctctgtgtgtctctgctgccccctggtggtcacTCCATTAAGACAGcaggcaaacacaaacaggtgaaaagtttttttttattccacaagATGTTTCAGATGAAAATGACAAAGGGCATGTGAGCAGGTCTCCAGTCAGCTAACCGCTCAAACCCACAGGCCTTCTGGGAAGCGGAGTCCTGACAGAGCCCAGGTCTCAGTCGTCTCCTCCGCACAGACTGAGCAGAGCCTTCTGGTAATCTCCTTTAGTGTGTTCCTGAATCACACAGAGAAGTTCATGTAGTTAAAGTATTACAGGTTTGTATTATGgcttatattatatatatatatatatattatttaccACTGAATACACCCGACCAGCACTTGAGGAAATACGCTTAGTTAATTTTCATCACTCAACTTTTTTAGTAGCTAAAAAACTCCAATTAGAGaattttagttatttgatttattgatacaTTTTATCCATAATGGATTTAAGACAATGAAatactgatgtttttttctttctggtcAAACTGTCTGATTCAGTCATtcaattaattttattttatatttaaattctcaCTGAAATAGACAAATTATTTGCGTTGCAGATCAATGAATCTACAAATTCcaataatattgataataatactgttaaaatgacacagatacactctcacacacacacacacacacacagatactcaCGGCGATGGTCTGGTACAGGGATCGTTTGTGCTCCCTCTTGAATTGTGTTCTGATCTTCATCAGGTCGACCTCGCAGCGTGAAACTAGGATCCTGGTCACCACCTTCTCCTTGGCTCCTTTACtctgcagggaggagggggggggggggggggggtcagccTGTCTCATCTTCTGAGCTCACGTCTCATCTGTTTTCTGAACTTTACCTTCATGGCTTCACTGAGTCTGTTGGCGAAGTACAGCTGCCTGTTTTCAAAGCACTCCACTgtgaagagacacacacacgtcctgtCGTCTTAAAGGACCATTACACCAGTGTCTTATTATATCCACTACAATGTCTGTGGCTCTCAGCTCGTGAAACTTTAACGCTGCTGTTGTTTATATTACTGGAATATAAAACTTGAGGTGGTTATAATACGTCCCACTGCAAGAAAAGACGTTTCAAACTTCCTGTGATTTGCTGAATTGTGAATTCATGCTCTGAAAACCCGGTTCACTGATTTATCTTTAAACTTCAGACTCGGATTAACTTAAACAATTTCAAAGATCAGAAAATGACACTgtgaatatgaatttaaaatatgtctCTAATTATTTACAGATGGATGAGTGCTAAAAAGTTCTGGTGGTGATGAAGTTTGATGGACGTACCCAGAGTGAGGAAGGACTTCTCCAGATCTCCCTTCACCTCCTTCCTGATGCTCTCCTTCATGTCGTAGGGGCTGTAGCTCTTATATCTGTCAAACACTGACGGACAGAAACACAACGAGTCAGAGAAGAAGctgctgtttctctgcagcGGATCATTTCTGGACCTGCTCACTGTCTCgatatttgaataaacagaggATGAATGTAGGTAAATCTAAAAAAGAATAGATCTGTATTGAACATGTgacattaaatttaaaaaatacaataatgaaataaacattttaattcaaagaTAAGAACAATTTTCATTGGATGAAAAAAAggtattaaatgaaaaataaaatgtttccattgaattaaaaatacaaatttaatttaatttaatgcaaaaaatatctacattaaatataaaaatcagtaccgaatgtaaaaaaataaaaaatactttcacTAGTTCACCTTTCCGCAGATGGGGGACGCTCCTCTGAGCCATGATGGCGATCCAGGTCGTCACGTCGGTGCCCTTCCTCTTCACTCCAGCTTCATACAGAGACTGAGAGGTTCACACACAGGACAGAAGATGGGACAGAAGGGGACAGAGGTTTGTGGGACACTTCATCGATTGTTAAATTCCTCGTTAAACAGTCGCTGAGGGAATCAGCACAATCATattcataatttaaatgtaaaaacttgACTCACTCTGGCGTCATCATCAATCTTCTCATAGTCGACAACGTTCGAAGGCtcatctctctttgtctgtaAAATCCAAAATATAACATTGGAACTATTCTGTAACAGCAGCaggtgttttatttatattttaatttctgaaaATTAGGTAacaattaaaaatttaaatgtccAACATTAAATCTTGATTGGATCTACCTGAACCAGAGCCAGCAGCAGTTTAGCGAAGTTTCCTGACGTGTCTCCTGCGACGTCTTTTTCCAGCTCCTTCTTAAACACTGAagagagaaacatgaaaataaaaaaaactgacgAACACGAAGGAAACTGAACAAACTGTAATTGAAACAAATAAGCAGAGATCGTCATAATTACTTCCTCCACCAGAGGTCGCCCGGCAGTGAGACGTAACTATGGAACTTAAGAAGCCACTGCGAACATGAATGggctcttttttatttgttcagaaacttgaacaaacatcagtgtcatAAGAACTTCTActtctgctaacatggaggaggcgcagtttatgacttatactgcagaAATCCACTAGGGGGCATGTTAACTTCACAGCTTACTCTCTTTGTAAACCTTCTTTATGTCCAGCATCTCTTCGTTGCTCCGGGAGCAGACGATCTCGATGAGCGTCTCCTCGTCTGTTCCCAGCCCCTGCACACAAACGCCCCCTACAGGTCAGACTCCACATATCACACTGCATTTACACGTCACTGAAAAGATTGTAACTTTAAATCAGTGCGACTGTAGAGCGCCCCCTGCAGTCCCCACATACACACCTTCATGGAAGCTTTGAGCTCGGAGGCGTCGTACTCAACTGTGGTCTTCATTAGACCCAGCATCACAGCCTCCAGAGGGCCAGACAGCGCCCCCTTCAGGGCTGTGGACAGATCCTGaacatgtacagtatttttaaaAGCCTGTCTTATCAAAGGACTAAATGATGAACTGAACCTTAGGAGTAGATCTTCAATCATCTTTAACCTTCTTGGCGAGTCGTTCATATTCGAAGGCGATCTCTTTGCGCTGGCTGGAGCTTCGTCTGGTCAGGATATCGATGATCGTCTGTTCATCGACGCCTGCAGGGCACAGATTTCATTTCTCGTTTTCACTCCAGCGTCACAGGATTGTTCAGTAACAGTCGGAGGAGGCAGTTCACGTCAGACCACGTTAGAACAGTACAACGCAGTCAGGACAATGTTTGGAGCCCCCTAGAGGACAAGTCGTCCCTGATGGACCCTCATATTTGCACTTTTTGAAATGACTCATCGATTTCTCGACAGTTTGTGGatttaataaaaacctttaacaGGAAACGATGATTTTGGTGTCAAGTTCACATAAACGCAAGATAAATGTCTTTGTATCGTCCCCTGGAGGCCGCAGAGTtcattacagcaacaacaacatcgtGATGAGTTATCTGTTCTCAAAAATTAAAACAGCGGTCGAGCTAAAAAATGTAGAGTTTGTCCAGAGGGTGGCGCTAGAGGAAAGATTGTTAAAATCTGACTGAGCTCTTTCTGTTGTGCAGGTTGAAGCCTCATGTTCATCTCCGCagtgtaaaactttatttaaactctgAGCAGGACACTGTCTGACTCTGTCTTCAGTGATGGACAGATCAACGAGCCTCAGAGTCGTGTTGGTGTGTCGCTGGACTCACTCACCTTTAGTTTTGATGGCTGTCTCGATCCTGGCGGCGTCTTTGGCCGGGTCAAAGTCTTGTACCGGCACCACGGTGGGAAATGTGGGCTCCTCTTcctgcagaggacagagacacatgttCGCTCACAGTCCGGGAGGCAACTCCCTCCGGGTGTTGATAAGCGGATGGAGAACCTGACGGATCTAGTTGGGTTAAATTTGGCACATTCGGTTCTGCAGGCGTCTGGAGCCTTTGAGTCGCATCACATGAAAGTACCACTCGAGTGCAGGCAACTAAACGAAGTGACTGAGTGCAGGTGGGTGGGTGAGGAGTGCAGGGGGGATATGCAGGAGACTCACCCCGCCGTATGACAGCGTCAGTTGGCCCAGAAACTCCGACACCAGCGCCATGATGAGTTCACCTGCGGAGACACAGAGCGTCGCTGTGACATCACCAGAGGAGGAAACACGTACAACCACGACTGAAGTGACATAACGTTCAGTCAGGTTCACTGCTGTGACGTCGgaagataaagatggacaactcctaaaaatgaagccaaaacatctggaacaccccctggtggctggctgcagtacaagtTACACACTCTTGAGTGACCACTGGTTGAACTCTACTTTTcccaatgcattgtgggatactACGAGTCCACTATATAGGGTGTAGTAATCATCGTTAAACCgacagggtttgtttttttcctgacgctcatgtcttcctgtttgttgtTTCCTGTGGGTGGAGTCAGTTATCGTGAGCGGCAGCCAGACTGGAAACCTGACGACTTTATAACCAGGGTCAGCGACGCCGTCCCTTTAAACTCCtcctttgattttttaaaacaatagtTCACATCCCGCAGGCCGTAAACACGGAGTgaggtgtgtttgatttattgaccAGGACATACAGAGGGTGTGTCTGCAGATAAGGACTGTTGATGGTGAGCAAACAGAGCTGAAGAAATGTGGAGCCTGTTAtgtaacgcacacacacacacacacacacacacacacactgtctgaatCAAAGCTGTAAACTGTCAACCCTTGGTCTTCAtccaaaacaggaagtgagtgagGGTCAGTGGGGGTTTGTCGCTTAGCAACGACTGGTACGAACAGTCCTGAGTCCTGGAGGCCGATTTAAAGGCAACGCCACGAATAAAGTGACTTCATGAGTTCCACTGTTAAACTTCTGCTGCTTTATATACACAAAGCAGTTCAGTCCACTGGTTCTCAACATGGGGCCCGGGCCCCGGCAGAGGGTCAGAGGAACATTAAAAAAGTTACTGGGCTCATTTGACTTTAGTTACATTCACAGTAACGTTTCAAACACACGTCACGTGACCGTTCAcgtacactggtcatgtggtgtaaacaggaagtaaaagGTCGCCTCTGCAGTTAGTTGCTTAAGGGgaacagtgatggtgaaaagtaagagaCTTCTTTTCTTGGAGCGACAACGAAGTGGAACCgttactgacaggaagtgttagcaacgctttgtgttcaccgctggtagtcgagtcatgtgactgatgtggGCGTCTGTGTCATCATTCACAAACGTggagagaggaaataaataaatgatgctcCAGGTGTTGACCTCTGAACCTGAAGATTTAAAGGAAACTTTATTCCTCTGAGTCGTCCAGTTGTTCCTCTCATGTcttctcctcttgttctcttcttctACCTCTGTGACCTGCGCTCGCAAACTGTTCAAGTTgtcttcctgtgtttgtctgcaggattgaTTGAGCTGCAGCTGAGCCTGTCTTCACTTAGAGCTCGTTCAGCCTCTCGTGGACATTCTTTCCAGAAACATAATCTTTGGATGTGAGTGTTTAGTTTCAAGCAGCCAAACAAAACTGAATGAATCATCGCcctgcagctccagcttcaaaataaaagcctcttTGCACAGATCTGATTtaaacatgtgatgtttgtgaaaactccagagaaaaggagaaataaactTCTGACTCTGTAGCGTCTCATCAACGCCTCCGTGTGATCCTCCCTCAGTTAATGACATGAACATGATACTGTGGTAATTACAGGCGGGCAGAGAACACAGTGGGTCCGAGGGGAAGAGTTTGGCGGCCGCACCCAGCGACCAGCCGCTTGTTATCACTTCTCAAACTGTTCGTACGAGTCTCCTGAGCGACGTTTCATCTTTTAATAGATTCTTCACAGACACTTAATGACTTGTCCGACAGATGTTTTCTGCAGTTAAAGCTCCACAGAAAAATAATACTTAATACTTTGTGTAGTGTTAAAGTTGAGAGAgtgaacattcattcattcattcattcattcattcattcatccatccactcatccactCGTTCCCTCACACAGTAACAATGAATCTAGTTTTCATTTGTTCTTACCTtcagagaaacagcagcagcagcagctccgttATGAATCAGGACAGAACAGGGTGTGGTGTTTAAATACCagctgactcacacacacacacacacacacacaaacacactcacacacacacacgcacacactcacacacgcacacactcacacacgcgcTCTCATATCTCGCTGCCTGGATGATTCAGTGCACAACACATGGACATAAATTCCTCACTGAGGTTCGGACTTGCTCACCTCCTCTCAGCCTCAGACACCAAGTATAATAATCTGCAGGTTTCCATAGCAACCCCGTCGATGCCTCATACTTTGATGTTCATTATCTTATCAAAGGCAACATTCTGCCACGTTCACCAAGAAATCACGTCAAACTCCATCAAACATTCCAATAATGACGATAACGTGCTGATGTTGAACAGGTGCTCTGTTGAAGTGGCCCCAGTTTGTGACGCTCTGGTgttgtggctgtggctcagggggtagagtGGGTTGTGCACTAACCAGAAGATCAGCAGTCTGATCCCTGCCCACCCCACCCTCATTCTGCCCAAGTGTCcttgtgaatggatgaatggcaaaacCGTACTGTAAAGCGTCCTCACGCCTCCAGGGAAAATACGGAGGATGTTATGACTTTAAAGTCACAGTGAACTTTTTCTCTATCGAACCCCCATTTTTCACTGAGCGTAATCAAACCCCCTCAGTGAGGTCACTTCCTGCTGTGACTCACCTGCACCTCCCCagaggctgtggctgagggagtAGGTGAGGTCGTATCACTTTAAATTCCTGAACTTTGTCAGATCCATAAACGCCCCCTCCGCCCCGTCACACCCGCTTTATCGCTCCCAAGGTCGATGACCATCGGTGATTAAACCAGAACACATCACACCTGAAGGCGGGACAGTGGATATCTGCTGGACTCGATCCGTCCACACAAGACAAACCTCAGCTCAGTTTGTGGATCAGGGAAAAACAGGAAGTCGGGCTCTGACGATGAGATCCACATGTTGGATTCTGTTCAAATGACTTTGGCAGCGTTTCAGAAACAGAGTGAGACTCAGCAACGTTTACAGAGGCAGAGGTCAGAGCTGTCGCTATGACGacgggacatggatcaaactaagAAGTCAAAGTAGACATTAAACttttctcagagatggtttctttcattgtcggttgttttattcatgatgATTATGAGGAAGATATTAAATCATGTCTAAGGCGGTTTTAAGTGTTTTTGagtaaatatttagtttctatATTTTTGTAAT
This genomic interval carries:
- the LOC109641291 gene encoding annexin A2-A-like isoform X2, with protein sequence MALVSEFLGQLTLSYGGEEEPTFPTVVPVQDFDPAKDAARIETAIKTKGVDEQTIIDILTRRSSSQRKEIAFEYERLAKKDLSTALKGALSGPLEAVMLGLMKTTVEYDASELKASMKGLGTDEETLIEIVCSRSNEEMLDIKKVYKEMFKKELEKDVAGDTSGNFAKLLLALVQTKRDEPSNVVDYEKIDDDARSLYEAGVKRKGTDVTTWIAIMAQRSVPHLRKVFDRYKSYSPYDMKESIRKEVKGDLEKSFLTLVECFENRQLYFANRLSEAMKSKGAKEKVVTRILVSRCEVDLMKIRTQFKREHKRSLYQTIAEHTKGDYQKALLSLCGGDD
- the LOC109641291 gene encoding annexin A2-A-like isoform X1, translating into MLHMFTSCSLSEPAAVCELIMALVSEFLGQLTLSYGGEEEPTFPTVVPVQDFDPAKDAARIETAIKTKGVDEQTIIDILTRRSSSQRKEIAFEYERLAKKDLSTALKGALSGPLEAVMLGLMKTTVEYDASELKASMKGLGTDEETLIEIVCSRSNEEMLDIKKVYKEMFKKELEKDVAGDTSGNFAKLLLALVQTKRDEPSNVVDYEKIDDDARSLYEAGVKRKGTDVTTWIAIMAQRSVPHLRKVFDRYKSYSPYDMKESIRKEVKGDLEKSFLTLVECFENRQLYFANRLSEAMKSKGAKEKVVTRILVSRCEVDLMKIRTQFKREHKRSLYQTIAEHTKGDYQKALLSLCGGDD